The stretch of DNA GCAAGGCCGCGCACCATCAACGGCAGGCGGCCGCCGGGGGAAGCGCTGATGTCGGCGCCCATCTGGCTGAGCGGATCGATGACGCGGCCCATCGGGCGGCCCGACAGGCTGGCATCGCCGATGAAGGTCGTGGTGATCGGATGGCTCGCGACGAGGCCCATGAGCAGGCGGGTCGAGGTGCCGCTGTTGCCCATGTCGAGCGCTCCCTGCGGCTGGAGGAGGCCACCGACACCGACGCCGTGGATGCGCCATTCGCCGTCGTCCTGCCGCTCGATCGTCGCGCCCATCGCGCGCATCGCGGCGGCGGTGGCCAGCACGTCATGCCCCTCGAGCAGACCGGTGACGCGGCTTTCGCCGACGGCGAGCGCGGAGAGCATCAGTGAGCGGTGCGAGATGCTCTTGTCCCCCGGAATCGCGATCCTACCTTTGAGCGGAACGGAAGCGGAAAAGCTGCGCGGCGTGGCGGTTTGATCGGTCATGGCGTGCGGCTTTTGACAGCGGCCTTGCAATCTGGCAAGGCGCACGCCGATTTGACGGATAGCTATTCAAGCCCCGTCGCTCTTCCGATATTTCTATCCTGTTTCCAAAGGGTTACGAGGCATATATGATCAAGGCTGAATGGGGCACGAAGCGTAGCTGCCCGAAATGCGCAACCCGATTCTATGATTTGACCAAGGACGATCCGGTGAACTGCATCAATTGCGGTTACAACTGGATTCCGGAATCGGTGCTGAAATCGAAGCAGCCGATGCCGTTCGAGCAGATCGAAAAGCCCGGCAAGGTCGCCAAGGAAGAAGGCGTCGACGAGGATCTGGATCTGGACGTCGATGTCGACGAGGACAGCGATTCGCCCGACAATGACGTCGACCTCGGCGGCGACGACGATCTGGGCGTTGCGACGGGCGACGACGAGGACGTCGAAACCTGATTTTTTCGGCGAGGGGTCAAAAAGGCATCGCAAGATGCATTTGGCCCCTTGCATCACTCGGCGGCGCTGCTAAAGGCGGCGTCCCGGTCGCAGCAGTCAAGCATATTGGCGAGGGCGACACGATGAAATGGTACGGGGCCTTAGCTCAGCTGGGAGAGCGCCTGCATGGCATGCAGGAGGTCAGCGGTTCGATCCCGCTAGGCTCCACCATTACAAAAAAGGCCCGCGAAAGCGGGCCTTTTTTGTTGCGCTGCGCTGCGACAGGGCCCCCTCTCCGGTATTTGAAAGTCAGCGACCCGATTCCGCAAGCTGGCCTAACGCTCTCATTTTCGCGACGCTGTGCTCGCTTGCCAAGCTGGTGTTTCGCGCACTGGAAGCATCGATAAAGTGTTTCGGCCCCTCTATTGTAATCATTCGGAAAAGCTGCTGAGATCGACCTGTCAGAAACCTGACGGATTAGGGCAAGTTAGGAGCAACGATATGCAGCGAAAGTTCATCGTACCGATCCTGTTCGGCGCATTGGTCACCTTCAGTTCCGCGGCCACGCCTGCCGTTTATGCTTCCGCGCCGGCCATTAGTACTCCTGTGCAGTTGGATGGCCCGAAATTTTGCCTGCCCGGCTGTGATTTCGACGAGAATAGCCAGCGATGCTATTGTCACCCCTGACAAGGAGGCAAACGCCTCAGGGCGCCGGGATCCGGGCTGTTGCCTGAGCAACAGTCGCCGTTTCCCGGAGGCTGTGATCTAGTCAGGCGTCGCCATTCAAAGAAAGGCCCGCGAAAGCGGGCCTTTTTTGTTGCGCGGCGGGCGGGTGGCTATTCGGCCGCTTCTTCCTTGTCGAACACGGGCTCGAGCGCGATCGGGTCGGCGAGGGTGATGCGGTCGAGGATCGACGCGGTGTCGTCGCGGACTTTCAACATCAGGCTGCGCAGCCGGCATTCGGATTCGGGCAGGCAATTCTTGCAATGTTCGTGCGCGTTGCGCGCCGCGCACGGGACGAGCGCGAGCGAGCCGCGCGTCAGCCGGACGAGATCGCCATAGCTGATGTCGATCGGGGGGAGGGCGAGCTGATAGCCGCCGTCGCGCCCGCGCTGCGAAATGAGCAGCCCCTCGCGCGCCATTTCGGACAGGATCACGGTCAGGAATTTGGGCGGGATATTCTGCGCCTCCGCAATATCCGCGAGCTGCACCTGCCCCTTGCCCCAATGGTCGGCAAGATGCTGGAACGCGCGGATCGTATAGCGGGTTTTTTGCGAAAGCATGGGGCGTTACTGTGACATATTCAGCCTTAATTCAACCTGTCTGGATGACATAAGTTGCAGAGTTGATGAAAATCACAGCGGGTGGCATGAACCACCCCTATAAAGGTCGCATGGTGGCCCGGCATCGGGCGCGGCAAGGGTGATTGCGATGATGCGTAAAATATTGGCGACCCCCGCGGTGCTCGCGGCGTGCCTGCTGGCCGTCGCGCCCGCACAGGCGCAGTTCGGAAGCCTGCTTCGCAAGGTGACGACCCCCGCGCCGAAACCGAGCGAAGAGGGCAAGGGCGGCTGTCCCAAGGGCAAGAAGGGCAGCAGTGCGGGCCGGAGCATTTTGGGCGGTGTGCTCAACGAGGCGATCGGCAGCGCGGCGAGCAAGGCCGGCGTCTACAGCTATGTGCCGATTTCGGAGGTCAGCGGGACGCTCACCGACGCGATAGCCTGCCGTCTCGACCCGGCCGAGCAGGTGCAGGCGGCGGCGGCGACCGAGGAGGTGACGCGCGGCGAAGAGGTCGGCGCGACCGCGAACTGGACGAGCGAAACGCGTGAGAATGTCAGCGGATCCTCGACCATCGCCGCGAAGAACGAACTCGCCGATGGCTCGCAATGCATGAGCGTCACCGACATCGTGATCGTCGAGGGCGAGGAAACGCGCGTGTCGAAACGGATGTGCAAGGGCCCCGGTCAGGCGCGCTATGTCCTCGCGGCGTAAAGCGTTTCGCGTTGCGGCGGCGGCGGGGCTGATCGCCTGCCTGACCGGTGCCGCTAAGCCGGCGATCGACCCGGCGAACCCGACCTGCCCGCTGACCCCCGACTGGTCGGCGAACCCGACGATGAAGCTGACGCCTGTCGCCAAAAAGAACGGCAAGGTGCTGCTCGCCGAGGGGCGGATTGATGCGGGGCTGCCCGACCGGCTGAAAGCCGCGCTCGCCGCCAATCCCGACGTGAGCGAAGTGTGGCTGCGCTCGCCCGGCGGCGACGCGCGCGCGGGCAATGCCGCGGGGCGGATCATCCGCTCGAACTTTGGCCTCACGACGCGCATCCCGGCGGGCTGGGCCTGTTTCAGCGCGTGCAATTTCATCTTCATGGGCGGCCAGCCGCGCGTGATCGATCCGGGCGGGCTGTTTATCGTCCATATGTTCACGCGCACCGGCGACCGCAGCGCGATCGACATGAGCGTCGCGATGGGCACCGACGCGACCAAGGAACTGATCGGCGACATCGAACAGGATGCCGCGCTGCTCGCGAGCGAGGATAATGATTTCCTGATCCGCATGGGTGTCTCGCGCAAGCTGTTGACCGAGGTGATGTATCAGCAGAAAGCGCTGGCGAACGCCGACGACAAATCGACGCGCCGCTGCCTGACGCAGGCGGAGGTCAGGACCTATAACGTTGCAAATAACAACGAATAGGATAGTCTCTCCGTCAAAATAGGAGAGGCTGCCATGAACGAGATGACGCACGATCACGCCACTTTCCGGTCGATGATCGACGGAACGCAGGAAGATTGGGACATTATCGCGCGCGAGCAAAAGGAGTTCGCGCCGAACAATGGCAAGCGCATCCTCGACCATCTGAAACTGCTCGGCGGCGATTATGGCGGCTTTCCGGTCGACCGGCTCGAACATTGCCTGCAGACCGCGACGCGCGCGCACAGGGATGGCCGCGACGAGGAATATGTCGTGATGGCGCTGCTCCACGACATTGGCGACACGCTGGGCGCGTTCAATCATCCCGACGTCGCGGCGGCGATCCTCAAGCCCTTCCTGTCAGAGGAAAATCTGTGGATCGTCCAGCATCATGGCGTATTCCAGGGCCATTATTTCTTCCACTATCTCGGGCTCGACCGCGACATGCGCGACCAGTTCAAGGATAGCCCTTATTATGCGGCGTGCGCCGAATTCTGCGAGAAATATGACGCGCCGGCGTTCGACCCCGATTACGACAGCGAGCCGCTCGAGTTTTTCGAGCCGATGGTGATGCGCCTCTGCTCCTATCCGCGCACGAGCATCTACAAGAAGGTGATGGTCGAGGAGGCCGCGGAGTAGAGGCCGTGCTCCCCGGCGAAAGCCGGGGCCCATTTCATGGTTGGTCCTGGACCCCGGCTTTCGCCGGGGCGCACTATGGGCGGGCTTACTTGCCCTTGAACTCGGTCTTGCGCTTCTGCTGGAAGGCCATGATGCCTTCCATCGCGTCGGCGGTGCCGCCGGCGATAAACTGGCCCTTGGCTTCGGCGTCGAGCGTGGTTGAATAATCCTGCGACAGGCCGTCGCGGAGCACCTTGCGCATCGTCCCGAGCGCGATCGTCGGGCCATTGGCGAGGCGGGCAGCGAGCGCCTTGGCCTCAGTGATCAGGTCGGCATCGTCGACGCATTTATAGATCATGCCCCAGTCAGCGGCCTGTTCGCCGCCGATCTTCTCGCCCAGCATCATCATCTGCAGCGCGCGCGGCACACCGATCAGGCGCGGCAGCAGCCACGACGAGCCACCGTCGGGGACGAGGCCGATGTTGACGAAGGCCTGGAGGAAATAGGCGCTCTTGCCCGCGATGGTGAAATCGCCCGACAGCGCGAAGCTACACCCGACGCCCGCCGCGGGTCCATTCACCGCGGTGACGACGGGGATGTCGAGGTTCGCGAGCGCGAGCAGCATCGGATTGTAATGACCGCGCAGCGCGTTGCGGCTCCGCGCCCCGCCGCTGACCGCGCCGCCACCCGAACGATCGCCCGCCAGATCGGCGCCCGAACAAAAGCCGCGCCCTTCGCCGGTGATCAGCAGCGCGCGCGCGCCGAGGCCCGGCAGATGATCGAGCGCTTCGCGAATGTCGTCGGCCATCGCGGGCGGCATCGAATTCAGCCGGTCGGGGCGGTTGAGCGTGATCGTCGCGACATGGTCGGCGAGTTCGAGCTTGATCGTGTCGAAGGTCGGAAGGGTCATGGGGAAGAATCCTCTCGCGGGTGCTTTACCTTTACGTTCACGTAAAGATGTGACTCATTTGCAGGGCGAGTGCAAGAGGGAAGGGCGCGACGAGGGGCGTCTGCTTTCGACCATTAGTTGCCGTCCGTTTTTCTAACCCCGTTCGCATCGAGCGAAGTCGAGATGCCCCTCGGGCTAGGCGTGGCGCCGATGGGTGTCTCGACTTCGCTCGACACGAACGGAAAGAGGGATGGCAGCTCCCCGCCCCAAAGCGGTCGTTACTCTCCGTCCAGCCGCCGAAACCGCATGTCGCCCTCGGCGCGATGAAGCGTCAGCCCACGCTCGGTCTTCTCCGCGCAGGCGCCCTCGAAATTCACGACACCCATATCGTTCGGAACGATGATCACGCGCAGCTTGCCGCCGTCGGCTTCGGTGAGTTCGAAACGCGGCGCGGTGATGCCATAGATCGGCGCGCGAACCTCGATCCCGCGCGGGGTGCGCTGATCGTCCTCGGGCATCGTCCAGCCGTAAACCTGCGTGTAATCTTCGGCCGGGTCCCCGCTGTCGAAGCCGATCGTGAAATCGACCCCGGGGATGCCTTTGCCATTGGGCCAGGTGACGAGCAAGGTGGGGACGGTGCCCTCGACCTCGATCAACGCGCCTTTCTCCATCGCAGGCGGCACCGGCCTGGGATCGGTGGTCAGGCAGACCATGCCATCGCGCACTTCCCAGCGCCCCTCGGCCTGCTCGTCGAGCGCGCCCGCGGCGAGCATATACTGGAAGCGGCCGTCATTGCGGATCAGCAGTCCGCCGCCGACATCGGGGCCTTCGGCAAGGCTATATTCACCGACAAAGGGGGAATCCTGCGCCGCGGCAGGGGCGGCGATCAGGGCGGCGGCGAGGAGCAGGGTTCGCATGAACCGATCATGCGTCCGCCGGGGCGCGGACGCCAGCCCCTTTCCACAGGTCGCGCCACCTGCTAGGCGCCCGCGCCATGTCCAAGCATCCCGACCGCCGTACCTTCGCCATCATCTCGCATCCCGACGCGGGTAAGACGACGCTGACCGAGAAATTGCTCGTCGCGGGCGGCGCGATCCATATCGCGGGCGAGGTCAAGGCACGCGGACAGGCGCGGCGCGCGCGATCCGACTGGATGAAGATCGAACAGCAGCGCGGGATTTCGGTGACCTCGTCGGTTATGACCTTCGAACATCAGGGGCTCGTCTTCAACCTGCTCGACACACCGGGGCACGAGGATTTCAGCGAGGATACTTATCGTACGCTGACCGCGGTCGACAGCGCGGTGATGGTGATCGACGCCGCGAAGGGCATCGAGCCGCAGACGCTGAAGCTGTTCGAGGTGTGCCGCCTGCGCTCGGTGCCGATCATCACCTTCATCAACAAGGTCGACCGCGAAGGCCTGCCGCCGTTCGAACTGCTCGACGAGGTCGCCGACCGGCTCGCGCTCGACGTGTGCCCGATGAACTGGCCCGCGGGCATGGGTGGGCAGTTCGAGGGGATCTATGATCTCGTCGATCCGGCGATCATGCGTCCGGGCGGCGACGCGTCGCGCATGTATGAAGGCCACCGCGCGAAGGTTGCGGGACTCGACGACCCCGCGCTGGCTGGGGAGCTTTCGGAGCGCGGGCTGGCGCACCTCAAGGAAGAGACCGAGCTGGCGTCGGCCTGTTATGCGCCCTTCGATGCCTCCGCTTACCGCGCTGGCGATCTGACCCCGGTCTATTTCGGATCGGCGCTCAAGGAATTCGGCGTCATCGACCTGCTTTCGGCGCTCGCCAACCATGCGCCGGGGCCGCAGCCGCAGCCCGCCGAACCCGCGCCGGTGCAGCCGGGCGATGACGCGGTGACCGGCTTTGTGTTCAAGGTGCAGGCGAATATGAACCCCGCGCACCGCGACCGCATCGCCTTCATGCGCCTGTGCTCGGGCAAGTTCGAGCGCGGGATGCGGCTGATGCAGGGCGGGACGGGCAAGGCGATCGCGATCAGCCGTCCGATGCTGTTCCTCGCGCAGGACCGTGAAATGGCCGAAGAGGCGTTCCCCGGCGACATCATCGGCATTCCGAACCACGGCACGCTGCGCGTCGGCGACACGCTGTCCGAACGCACCGACATCACGATCACCGGGCTGCCGAACTTCGCCCCCGAACTGCTGCGCCGCGTCGCGCTGGTCGATCCGACGAAGACCAAGCAGCTGAGGAAAGCGCTCGACGACATGGCCGAGGAGGGGATCATCCAGGTCTTCTACCCCGAAATCGGGTCGAATATGGTCGTCGGGGTCGTCGGCCAGCTGCAGCTCGAAGTGCTGATCAGCCGTCTCGATGCCGAATATAAGGTCGAGGCGAAGCTCGAGCAGTCGCCTTGGGACACCGCGCGCTGGATCGCGAGCGACGATGCCGCCGCGCTGAAAGCGTTCCAGGCCGACCATCGCGGCGCCAGCGCCACCGACCGCGACGGTGCGCCGGTGTTCATGGCGAAGGATGCGTGGGAAGTCGGCTATGTGACCCAGCGACATCCGTCGATCCGGTTTACGGCGACCAAGGAGCGGCGCTTCGCTCCGGCCGATTGACGCCGGGACCGAAGCGGGCGTCCATTCAGCCGGCTGCTGCCGCGGGCGTTTCGACCACGGCATTACTCGTCGGAAGCTGAACCGGAACCGGCGGATTGACGATCGTCTGGAAATTGGGGCGGTCACAGCCGTCGCCATTTTTCAGTGCCGCCAATTTGGTACGGATTTTCTCCCAGTTGGTGGCGCCGACCTCGGTGGGCGGACCGATCCAGAAATGGCTCAGTACGGGTTTCGGGTTAGCTTGGCCCGGCGCAATCAGTTGCCCGGCAAATCCAAGCGCGATCACAACGACACGACCCTCGCTCATCAAGCCAAGGTGGACTGCGACCCCGTCGACGGGAGTGTCGCCGGCGGGCGTGTCGGGAAAGGCAAAATCGGCGTTCCCGCCGGCGAGCGTCACGGCCCGGCAGCGCGCCACCGACAGGGCGGGAATAGCGTTCATCAGACCGGCAAATTGCGCACGGGTGGCGACAATACCCTTGTTTCCGACAACGGCGTCACCCAGCTTCGCCTTCAGAATATTGTCCATGTCATATATGGTTACGCCGCCGGCGACATATGCCGGTAGGGCGGTCTTA from Sphingopyxis sp. CCNWLW2 encodes:
- a CDS encoding TIGR02300 family protein, which codes for MIKAEWGTKRSCPKCATRFYDLTKDDPVNCINCGYNWIPESVLKSKQPMPFEQIEKPGKVAKEEGVDEDLDLDVDVDEDSDSPDNDVDLGGDDDLGVATGDDEDVET
- a CDS encoding RrF2 family transcriptional regulator, with protein sequence MLSQKTRYTIRAFQHLADHWGKGQVQLADIAEAQNIPPKFLTVILSEMAREGLLISQRGRDGGYQLALPPIDISYGDLVRLTRGSLALVPCAARNAHEHCKNCLPESECRLRSLMLKVRDDTASILDRITLADPIALEPVFDKEEAAE
- a CDS encoding HD domain-containing protein yields the protein MNEMTHDHATFRSMIDGTQEDWDIIAREQKEFAPNNGKRILDHLKLLGGDYGGFPVDRLEHCLQTATRAHRDGRDEEYVVMALLHDIGDTLGAFNHPDVAAAILKPFLSEENLWIVQHHGVFQGHYFFHYLGLDRDMRDQFKDSPYYAACAEFCEKYDAPAFDPDYDSEPLEFFEPMVMRLCSYPRTSIYKKVMVEEAAE
- a CDS encoding enoyl-CoA hydratase-related protein, with product MTLPTFDTIKLELADHVATITLNRPDRLNSMPPAMADDIREALDHLPGLGARALLITGEGRGFCSGADLAGDRSGGGAVSGGARSRNALRGHYNPMLLALANLDIPVVTAVNGPAAGVGCSFALSGDFTIAGKSAYFLQAFVNIGLVPDGGSSWLLPRLIGVPRALQMMMLGEKIGGEQAADWGMIYKCVDDADLITEAKALAARLANGPTIALGTMRKVLRDGLSQDYSTTLDAEAKGQFIAGGTADAMEGIMAFQQKRKTEFKGK
- a CDS encoding peptide chain release factor 3, with amino-acid sequence MSKHPDRRTFAIISHPDAGKTTLTEKLLVAGGAIHIAGEVKARGQARRARSDWMKIEQQRGISVTSSVMTFEHQGLVFNLLDTPGHEDFSEDTYRTLTAVDSAVMVIDAAKGIEPQTLKLFEVCRLRSVPIITFINKVDREGLPPFELLDEVADRLALDVCPMNWPAGMGGQFEGIYDLVDPAIMRPGGDASRMYEGHRAKVAGLDDPALAGELSERGLAHLKEETELASACYAPFDASAYRAGDLTPVYFGSALKEFGVIDLLSALANHAPGPQPQPAEPAPVQPGDDAVTGFVFKVQANMNPAHRDRIAFMRLCSGKFERGMRLMQGGTGKAIAISRPMLFLAQDREMAEEAFPGDIIGIPNHGTLRVGDTLSERTDITITGLPNFAPELLRRVALVDPTKTKQLRKALDDMAEEGIIQVFYPEIGSNMVVGVVGQLQLEVLISRLDAEYKVEAKLEQSPWDTARWIASDDAAALKAFQADHRGASATDRDGAPVFMAKDAWEVGYVTQRHPSIRFTATKERRFAPAD